The proteins below come from a single Desulfitobacterium metallireducens DSM 15288 genomic window:
- a CDS encoding tyrosine-type recombinase/integrase: MTDISRLPLPSYTRSYINHLGVINKSPNTQKAYAQELHLFFNFLCQYISDFPSSPTSLTLDHINQIQHNDIEAYLCWALTNRNNGVRALARKQAVIRSFYHYLLREDLVSKDITLKLIPIHLGQKAPKALEPEQIADLVDILETGSGLSKGQLKYHTYTEKRDFAIFITFIGTGLRLTELYSLNLQNIDFNKGCFFVTRKGNKETNIYFNSEVATAIQDYIKNERQRYLVKESDALFLSIQGNRMSKRAIQDLIKKYMTILKKQGHNTEGFSAHKLRSTFATLLLRETDNLAIVQDALGHADPRTTRIYAKVLDEQLKRAADYIKFR; encoded by the coding sequence ATGACTGACATTTCGAGGCTTCCTCTACCCTCTTACACACGTTCCTACATTAACCATTTAGGAGTTATCAATAAATCTCCCAATACTCAAAAAGCTTATGCCCAGGAACTCCATCTTTTCTTTAATTTCTTATGCCAATACATATCGGATTTTCCCTCCTCCCCCACTTCGTTGACCCTCGATCATATTAATCAAATCCAACATAATGATATTGAGGCCTATTTATGTTGGGCACTAACGAATAGAAACAATGGTGTTCGTGCATTAGCCCGGAAACAGGCTGTAATACGTTCTTTCTATCATTACTTATTAAGAGAGGACTTAGTTTCTAAGGATATCACCCTGAAACTAATACCAATTCATTTAGGTCAAAAAGCACCTAAAGCCCTTGAACCTGAACAAATTGCTGATTTAGTTGACATTCTTGAAACTGGTTCTGGTTTAAGTAAAGGCCAATTAAAATATCATACTTATACGGAAAAAAGAGATTTTGCGATTTTTATAACCTTTATTGGAACAGGGCTACGCCTGACTGAATTATATAGTTTAAATTTACAAAATATTGATTTTAATAAGGGTTGTTTTTTCGTTACACGCAAAGGCAATAAAGAAACCAACATTTACTTTAACTCTGAAGTCGCTACTGCTATACAAGATTACATTAAAAACGAACGTCAACGTTATCTAGTAAAGGAGTCTGATGCTCTTTTTCTTTCAATTCAGGGAAATCGTATGAGTAAACGGGCTATTCAGGATCTCATTAAAAAGTACATGACCATTCTAAAAAAACAAGGGCATAATACCGAAGGCTTTAGTGCCCATAAATTACGTTCGACCTTTGCTACCCTTCTCCTTCGTGAAACAGATAATCTCGCTATTGTACAGGATGCTCTTGGTCATGCTGACCCAAGGACAACTCGTATATACGCCAAGGTCCTTGATGAACAGTTAAAACGAGCTGCTGATTATATTAAGTTTAGATAG
- a CDS encoding TfoX/Sxy family protein, producing the protein MSVSEGFKLFVLDQLRDLELLSTRRMFGAVAIYYDSLIFALINDDNLYFKVGPENVEDYIKAGMSPFKPFEDKPMVMPYYEVPADVLESRKKLIQWVKKSYLASEASLTKKLEVKKRRERKRMAENNSQK; encoded by the coding sequence ATGTCTGTTAGCGAAGGTTTCAAGCTTTTTGTACTAGATCAGTTACGAGATTTGGAGTTGTTAAGTACACGCCGCATGTTTGGTGCGGTTGCAATCTACTATGATTCCCTTATTTTTGCACTGATAAATGACGACAACTTGTATTTCAAGGTCGGGCCAGAGAATGTTGAAGACTATATAAAGGCGGGTATGTCACCCTTTAAACCTTTCGAAGACAAACCGATGGTCATGCCATACTATGAGGTTCCGGCAGATGTTTTGGAAAGCCGTAAAAAACTGATTCAATGGGTAAAAAAATCTTATCTCGCCTCGGAAGCTTCTCTGACCAAAAAGCTCGAAGTTAAAAAGCGCAGAGAAAGAAAGCGTATGGCAGAGAATAATTCTCAAAAATAA
- a CDS encoding thioredoxin family protein, whose amino-acid sequence MLKEIESGKLPVVLNSPTPFALEFGTNGCSECSRLSSTVEQVADTLKSIVEVYYVDVDKVPEIKDEFQVEKLPTIILFKDGKPQDTLVGYHQEREIHDFLNQ is encoded by the coding sequence ATGCTTAAAGAGATAGAATCTGGTAAACTGCCTGTCGTTTTAAATAGTCCAACCCCTTTTGCCCTTGAATTTGGTACTAACGGATGTTCTGAATGTAGTCGTTTGAGTTCAACTGTCGAGCAAGTTGCCGATACACTAAAGTCTATAGTAGAGGTTTATTACGTTGATGTGGATAAGGTTCCGGAAATTAAGGATGAGTTTCAAGTTGAGAAGCTACCGACTATCATTCTGTTTAAGGATGGTAAACCCCAAGACACGCTAGTTGGCTATCATCAGGAACGTGAAATACACGATTTTCTAAACCAATAA
- a CDS encoding MoaD/ThiS family protein, with the protein MDVNVKLFGDLREGRFEQQITHLEENSRVIDVIKKHNLPLDKVAICLVNSNNVEFEQVLQNGDTVAFSPPVGGM; encoded by the coding sequence ATGGATGTGAATGTAAAACTTTTCGGGGATCTGCGTGAAGGTCGATTTGAGCAACAAATAACTCATCTTGAGGAAAATAGCCGAGTGATTGATGTCATTAAGAAACATAATCTGCCGCTGGATAAAGTAGCTATATGTCTCGTTAACAGTAATAATGTAGAATTCGAGCAGGTCCTCCAAAATGGTGATACTGTTGCTTTTTCGCCTCCAGTAGGTGGTATGTAA
- a CDS encoding MoaD/ThiS family protein, with translation MKITIKLFATLRDGRFKEQKIVVQDTYRIIDIIIQYAIPREEVSICLVNGRNVQPEQTLKEGDTFSIFPPVGGG, from the coding sequence ATGAAGATTACTATAAAGCTGTTTGCCACTTTGCGGGACGGACGGTTTAAAGAACAGAAGATTGTAGTTCAAGATACTTATCGGATTATTGATATAATCATCCAATATGCTATACCCCGGGAGGAAGTCTCAATTTGTCTCGTTAACGGTCGAAATGTTCAGCCTGAACAAACGCTTAAAGAGGGTGATACATTTTCAATTTTTCCTCCAGTAGGAGGAGGTTAA
- a CDS encoding aldehyde ferredoxin oxidoreductase family protein — protein MKLYRVNMSDLSFVAEEVPKEWKVLGGRGLTSAIIAKEVEPTCHPLGSRNKLVFAPGLLAGTMAANSGRLSVGSKSPLTGGIKESNAGGTAAQRLAKLGVKALIVEGIPEGDKWYCLHVHKDGVEIKEETELLGKGNYEVLHTLTSRYGENTGVMTIGQAGEYKMVAANISIKDPKGHIRSAGRGGLGAVMGSKRIKFITLDDNDGTGINILDKEKFKNAAQIFNKGLLSHPVSGNALPKYGTDVLVNILNEAGGLPTKNFRLGQFDGAEKICGETMYDTIMSRKGDSTHGCHVGCVIRCSQTYNDKDGRYLTSGFEYETIWGFGAGCLVDDLDIIAHVDNICDDIGIDTIETAGTMMVAMEAGVLPWGDGHGILKLLKDEIKEGTPLGRILGNGADSTGRAYGVTRIPTVKHQTMTAYDPRSVKGIGVTYATNPMGADHTSGYTIASNILKVGGYVDPLSKDGQIELSRNMQISTAAIDSAGLCIFTAFAILDYEPVSHALVDMINAQYGTNWSVDDWFELGKTVLKTERTFNKAAGFSKKDDRLPEFFSEPIPPHNAIWDFTGEELDQVYTF, from the coding sequence GTGAAACTCTATCGTGTCAATATGTCGGATCTTTCCTTTGTCGCAGAGGAAGTCCCTAAAGAGTGGAAAGTGCTAGGTGGTAGAGGTTTAACCTCGGCCATCATCGCAAAAGAAGTCGAACCAACCTGTCATCCGCTTGGCAGCAGAAACAAATTGGTCTTTGCGCCGGGATTGCTTGCTGGAACAATGGCAGCAAACTCAGGCCGCTTGTCAGTCGGATCCAAGAGTCCGTTAACAGGCGGTATTAAAGAGAGTAACGCTGGAGGAACTGCTGCCCAAAGACTGGCTAAACTCGGGGTTAAAGCCCTAATTGTGGAGGGCATCCCAGAAGGAGATAAATGGTACTGTCTTCATGTCCACAAAGATGGCGTGGAAATCAAAGAAGAAACTGAGCTACTCGGTAAAGGCAACTATGAAGTCCTTCATACGTTAACCTCACGGTATGGAGAAAATACCGGGGTGATGACTATTGGACAAGCCGGGGAATACAAAATGGTAGCGGCCAATATTTCAATCAAAGACCCCAAAGGCCATATTCGTAGCGCAGGACGTGGTGGACTCGGAGCTGTAATGGGGTCAAAACGGATAAAGTTCATTACACTTGACGATAACGACGGAACAGGAATTAACATTCTCGATAAAGAGAAATTTAAGAATGCAGCTCAGATTTTTAACAAGGGATTATTGAGCCACCCCGTGAGTGGTAATGCCCTGCCCAAATACGGCACCGACGTCTTGGTCAATATTCTCAATGAGGCGGGTGGGCTTCCTACGAAGAACTTCCGCCTGGGACAATTCGATGGAGCTGAAAAGATTTGCGGCGAGACCATGTATGATACGATCATGAGCAGAAAGGGAGATTCCACTCATGGCTGTCATGTAGGTTGTGTCATCCGTTGTTCTCAAACCTATAATGATAAAGATGGCAGATATCTTACCTCAGGTTTCGAGTATGAAACGATTTGGGGGTTTGGGGCCGGCTGTCTGGTAGACGATTTGGATATTATCGCGCATGTGGATAATATTTGCGATGATATCGGGATTGATACGATTGAAACCGCTGGAACCATGATGGTTGCAATGGAAGCGGGAGTGCTCCCCTGGGGAGATGGTCACGGGATCCTTAAATTATTGAAAGATGAGATTAAGGAAGGCACGCCCTTAGGTCGAATCCTGGGTAACGGAGCCGATTCTACGGGACGAGCCTATGGAGTAACTCGTATACCCACGGTTAAACATCAAACGATGACGGCTTATGACCCAAGGTCTGTCAAGGGTATCGGCGTGACTTACGCTACGAACCCCATGGGAGCCGACCATACCTCCGGGTATACCATTGCATCGAATATACTGAAAGTAGGCGGTTACGTCGACCCGTTGTCTAAAGACGGTCAGATTGAACTTTCCAGAAACATGCAAATTTCCACCGCTGCCATCGATAGCGCTGGCCTTTGTATCTTTACTGCGTTTGCTATCTTGGACTACGAACCTGTCTCTCACGCTCTAGTCGACATGATCAACGCTCAATATGGTACAAACTGGTCAGTAGATGATTGGTTCGAACTCGGTAAAACTGTACTTAAAACTGAACGAACCTTCAACAAAGCTGCAGGATTCAGCAAAAAGGATGACCGGTTACCGGAATTCTTTAGCGAACCTATACCTCCTCATAACGCGATTTGGGATTTTACGGGTGAGGAGCTTGATCAGGTTTACACGTTTTAA
- a CDS encoding DUF1003 domain-containing protein, with translation MAAFGGSWNFVILFSCFLALWIITNTVLVIGHFDPPPFILLNLVLSFIATFKAPIIMKSQNRHAAHDKHESLIDFAINYKAEKEIDDMHNHLHGIEEDIAKIKELLNN, from the coding sequence ATAGCAGCTTTTGGTGGTAGTTGGAACTTCGTCATCTTGTTTAGCTGTTTTTTAGCATTGTGGATAATAACAAACACTGTTTTAGTTATAGGTCATTTCGATCCGCCACCGTTTATTCTATTAAATCTTGTTCTTTCATTTATTGCTACCTTTAAGGCACCTATTATTATGAAGAGCCAAAATCGACATGCAGCGCATGACAAACATGAATCATTGATTGACTTTGCAATTAACTATAAGGCCGAAAAGGAAATTGATGATATGCACAACCATTTGCATGGAATTGAAGAGGATATAGCAAAAATTAAGGAACTGTTAAATAATTGA
- a CDS encoding amidohydrolase family protein, with protein MERDKMRYLSPDKIIINKPESLMVFKDVNIIPMDQEGIIKHQNVFIQNGVIKKILNAGEESIPREAIYINGSKGKYLIAGLADMHVHIVHSNDLLLFISKGITTVRNMGSFYAGKYHFHLRLKNKVNNQEVIGPQIYTAGSMLCGSTSMIPLICKQLKTKDDIRRVILKEKQAGYDFIKIHDGLSLAQYSDVLRIAHESGMDVAGHLPDEVTLNSALNLRQRSIEHLMGYINAFKDDWVIKKDEIDQYIRTTKEHDVWNCPTMISFQRIQSFKRSIEFEEEDELKLVPPLARWLWRYFTWKRDREGEKKGYKYPQKCLPYVKETIQKLYEANCNLLLGTDTHLPYIIPGFATHRELENLVSCGISPYQALKTATYNAAKFLNKLDEFGTVSEGKRADLILLDQNPLDNIHNMKTQLGVMVNGRWITQISIENILQEIRNHYRLSII; from the coding sequence ATGGAGCGTGATAAAATGCGTTACCTTTCTCCAGACAAAATAATAATAAATAAACCTGAATCTCTTATGGTATTTAAAGATGTTAATATCATTCCTATGGACCAGGAAGGTATTATCAAACATCAAAATGTCTTTATCCAAAACGGGGTGATTAAAAAAATCCTTAATGCTGGAGAAGAATCGATCCCTCGGGAAGCTATTTATATTAACGGTAGTAAAGGAAAGTATCTTATAGCAGGGCTTGCAGATATGCATGTTCATATTGTTCATTCGAATGATTTGCTTCTCTTCATCTCCAAAGGGATAACGACCGTTCGTAACATGGGTTCTTTTTATGCCGGGAAATATCATTTTCATCTCCGGCTGAAAAACAAGGTGAATAACCAAGAAGTCATCGGTCCACAGATTTATACTGCCGGATCAATGTTATGCGGCTCTACATCCATGATTCCACTGATATGCAAACAGCTTAAAACAAAAGATGATATCAGAAGAGTTATTTTAAAAGAAAAACAAGCGGGGTATGATTTTATAAAAATTCACGACGGCTTGTCTTTAGCACAATATTCTGATGTACTCCGCATTGCGCACGAATCTGGAATGGATGTTGCCGGCCATCTTCCAGATGAAGTTACATTGAATTCTGCCCTTAATTTAAGGCAACGTTCGATCGAGCATTTGATGGGCTATATAAATGCATTTAAGGATGATTGGGTAATTAAGAAAGATGAGATAGATCAATATATAAGAACGACAAAGGAGCATGACGTTTGGAACTGCCCCACAATGATATCGTTTCAAAGAATTCAAAGTTTCAAAAGATCCATTGAATTTGAAGAAGAGGACGAACTTAAATTAGTTCCTCCTTTGGCCCGCTGGTTATGGCGGTATTTCACTTGGAAAAGAGACAGGGAAGGGGAGAAAAAGGGATATAAATACCCTCAAAAGTGTTTACCCTATGTAAAGGAGACGATTCAAAAACTATACGAAGCGAATTGTAATCTCTTGCTTGGGACAGATACACATCTGCCCTACATTATCCCAGGTTTTGCAACCCACAGAGAATTAGAAAACTTGGTGTCATGTGGAATTTCGCCTTATCAAGCGCTTAAAACAGCAACCTATAATGCTGCGAAATTTCTTAATAAATTAGATGAATTTGGAACAGTGTCCGAAGGGAAACGAGCAGATCTTATTCTTCTTGACCAAAACCCATTGGACAATATTCATAACATGAAAACACAATTAGGAGTAATGGTGAATGGGAGATGGATTACCCAAATTAGCATCGAGAATATCCTTCAAGAGATAAGAAATCATTATAGGCTTTCAATTATTTAA
- the tlp gene encoding small acid-soluble spore protein Tlp has protein sequence MAKPDNRADNQAHLQEHIDHTLANLREAEDYLDEHAREITTEEKQRIEAKNDRRQESIKSFIAEKKDEAQQ, from the coding sequence TTGGCTAAACCTGATAACCGTGCGGATAATCAAGCACATCTACAAGAACATATCGACCATACTTTAGCTAATTTGCGTGAAGCAGAGGATTACTTGGATGAGCACGCAAGGGAGATCACAACTGAAGAGAAGCAAAGGATTGAAGCAAAAAATGATCGGCGTCAAGAAAGTATCAAAAGTTTTATAGCCGAAAAGAAAGACGAAGCTCAACAGTAA
- a CDS encoding viroplasmin family protein, translated as MPTKKPKFYAVKVGRESGIFLTWAACKNAVHGFPGAIYRSFESESEAQDWFNDKRSELRVNSHPVDYEVYTDGSYLSGQYSWAYAFVKNDEVIYEDSSSGTSPEAAVMRNVAGEIAAVIYAVKRAADLGVTIRIFHDYAGIAFWVTGEWRAKNEFTQRYAKLMNEYRGVYVFEKVKAHTGNKFNEYVDKKAKAALGIT; from the coding sequence ATGCCTACAAAAAAGCCTAAGTTTTATGCAGTTAAAGTCGGTCGTGAGTCAGGAATCTTTTTGACCTGGGCAGCGTGTAAAAATGCAGTCCATGGGTTTCCTGGTGCGATTTATAGAAGCTTCGAATCTGAAAGTGAGGCGCAAGATTGGTTTAACGATAAGCGAAGTGAACTTAGAGTAAACTCCCATCCTGTTGATTACGAAGTCTATACAGATGGTAGTTATTTGAGTGGGCAATATTCGTGGGCCTATGCTTTTGTAAAAAATGATGAAGTAATATATGAAGACAGCAGCTCAGGAACAAGCCCAGAAGCTGCCGTGATGCGAAATGTCGCAGGTGAAATTGCTGCCGTTATCTATGCGGTAAAACGTGCAGCTGATTTAGGTGTAACGATCCGGATTTTTCATGATTACGCTGGAATTGCTTTTTGGGTTACAGGTGAATGGAGAGCAAAAAATGAATTTACCCAAAGGTATGCTAAACTAATGAACGAATATCGAGGGGTCTATGTCTTCGAAAAAGTAAAAGCCCATACTGGTAACAAATTTAATGAATATGTAGATAAGAAGGCCAAAGCAGCCTTAGGGATAACATAA
- a CDS encoding TIGR00725 family protein, which produces MIRIGIIGQSGELPLEIRELALALGKEIARRGCVLLSGGTNGIMEYASKGAKEENGIVVGILPGDTRDKGNSYIDIPITTGLSFDYRSLILVHSSDALIMIGGGNGTLGELSAAYLNRKPVVVLEPSGGWAGKIRSVAYEETYLDERKSIKLEYAQSVQEALDIALSRIDIEDVK; this is translated from the coding sequence GTGATACGCATTGGAATTATTGGACAGTCGGGTGAACTCCCCCTGGAAATTCGAGAATTAGCTTTGGCACTTGGTAAGGAAATCGCACGAAGAGGATGTGTATTACTGAGTGGTGGTACAAATGGGATCATGGAATATGCTTCTAAGGGTGCGAAAGAAGAGAACGGAATCGTGGTCGGAATATTACCTGGAGATACGAGGGATAAAGGAAACAGCTATATTGATATACCCATTACGACCGGATTAAGCTTTGATTATCGGAGTTTAATTCTTGTTCATTCTTCTGATGCACTGATTATGATCGGTGGCGGAAATGGTACGCTTGGTGAACTTTCAGCAGCCTATCTTAATCGCAAACCGGTTGTTGTTCTTGAACCTTCTGGCGGCTGGGCGGGAAAAATAAGATCCGTCGCTTATGAAGAAACTTACCTTGATGAGAGAAAAAGCATTAAACTAGAGTATGCACAAAGCGTTCAAGAAGCCTTAGATATCGCCTTGAGTCGCATCGATATAGAAGATGTAAAATAA